One stretch of Streptomyces sp. A2-16 DNA includes these proteins:
- the cobT gene encoding nicotinate-nucleotide--dimethylbenzimidazole phosphoribosyltransferase, whose amino-acid sequence MSSLNLDDFTDLIERPDGGVRRDAEARRERQIVPPGALGRLDELGEWLAAAQSAVPVRPVERPRVVLFAGDHGVAELGVSGRAAGSASELVREVLEGGRPVSILARRLGVPVRVVDMALDCDPAELPEDVVRHRVRRGSGRVDVEDALTLEEAEAAFRAGVAVADEEADSGTDLVVLGDVSVGGTTVAGVLVAALCGTDASVVTGRGGTGIDDLAWMRKCAAIRDALRRARPVLGDQLQLLATVGGADLAAITGFLLQSAVRKLPVVLDGVVVAACALVGQRIAFRAPDWWLAGQNSGEPGQSKALDRMALEPLLDHGVTVGEGAGGLLALPLVQAAAALAAELPERPTVASEEPEEKDE is encoded by the coding sequence ATGAGCTCGCTTAATCTCGACGACTTCACCGATCTGATCGAGCGCCCCGACGGCGGGGTGCGCCGCGACGCCGAGGCGCGCAGGGAGCGTCAGATCGTGCCTCCCGGGGCGCTGGGCCGCCTCGACGAACTCGGTGAGTGGCTGGCCGCGGCGCAGTCGGCCGTACCGGTACGGCCGGTCGAGCGGCCGCGGGTCGTGCTGTTCGCCGGTGACCACGGGGTCGCGGAACTGGGCGTCTCGGGGCGGGCCGCGGGCAGCGCCTCGGAGCTGGTGCGGGAGGTCCTGGAAGGCGGCCGGCCGGTGTCGATCCTCGCGCGGCGCCTCGGCGTGCCGGTGCGGGTCGTCGACATGGCGCTGGACTGCGATCCGGCCGAGCTGCCGGAGGACGTCGTACGGCATCGGGTGCGGCGCGGCAGCGGTCGTGTCGACGTCGAGGACGCGTTGACCCTGGAGGAGGCGGAGGCCGCCTTCCGGGCCGGGGTCGCGGTGGCCGACGAGGAGGCCGACTCCGGTACGGATCTCGTGGTGCTCGGCGATGTCAGCGTGGGCGGGACCACGGTGGCCGGGGTGCTGGTCGCGGCGCTGTGCGGGACCGACGCGTCCGTGGTGACCGGGCGCGGCGGGACCGGGATCGACGACCTGGCGTGGATGCGCAAGTGCGCGGCGATCCGGGACGCGCTGCGGCGGGCGCGGCCGGTGCTCGGGGACCAGTTGCAGTTGCTGGCGACGGTGGGCGGGGCCGACCTCGCGGCGATCACGGGCTTTCTGCTGCAGAGCGCGGTGCGCAAGCTGCCGGTCGTGCTGGACGGGGTGGTCGTGGCCGCCTGTGCGCTGGTGGGGCAGCGGATCGCGTTCCGGGCGCCGGACTGGTGGCTGGCCGGGCAGAACAGCGGGGAGCCGGGGCAGTCGAAGGCGCTGGACCGGATGGCCCTGGAGCCGCTGCTCGACCATGGCGTGACGGTCGGGGAGGGCGCGGGCGGACTGCTGGCACTGCCGCTGGTGCAGGCCGCGGCGGCGCTGGCCGCCGAGCTGCCGGAGCGGCCCACTGTTGCCTCCGAGGAGCCGGAGGAGAAGGACGAGTAG
- a CDS encoding phosphatidylglycerol lysyltransferase domain-containing protein, with amino-acid sequence MGDVLNTGTRRPSTIASRRAAGFAVWYLRVVSFVNLLSAVWVSLGQDVRRHNQEDYFTPYLLTAGFASGVFTAFLAITMRRRKRAAWILNLVLSGAFLALFVLAMAFPEIRRYAQNWISLALTAAFVAALLVGRREFYAKGDRSNPRLAAAVAVGGLLVSSLLAALLVTVTNEAPGSSTFTERWWYGTLRLVSVAADDSRFDGISTPNWVNVVINVLSTILVLAVFYAAFRSRRAVDPLTEDDERRLRELLDRHGERDSLGYFALRRDKSAVWSPTGKAAVTYRVVSGVSLASGDPIGDPEAWPGAIEPWLAQAREHGWLPAVMGAGEDAGTVYARHGLDALELGDEAIVEVAEFTLEGRAMRTVRQAYNRVRRAGYTVRIRRHEDIPAEEMDALVQRADEWRDGATERGFSMALGRLGDPADGRCVALECSDGDGELKALLSFVPWGPHGLSLDLMRRDRDADNGLMEFMVIELLNRAQEIQITQVSLNFAMFRSVFERGARLGAGPVLRLWRSLLSFFSRWWQIESLYRANAKYRPIWEPRFLLFEKSADLPRIGIAAARAEGFLEVPGLPRWLRRRERLSTHR; translated from the coding sequence ATGGGAGATGTCCTCAACACCGGCACCCGTCGACCGTCCACCATCGCCTCCCGGCGGGCCGCCGGGTTCGCCGTCTGGTATCTGCGGGTCGTCTCGTTCGTCAACCTCCTCAGCGCGGTGTGGGTCTCGCTGGGGCAGGACGTGCGGCGGCACAACCAGGAGGACTACTTCACGCCGTACCTGCTGACGGCGGGCTTCGCCTCCGGGGTGTTCACGGCCTTCCTCGCCATCACCATGCGGCGGCGCAAGCGCGCGGCATGGATCCTGAACCTGGTGCTGTCGGGAGCGTTCCTCGCGCTGTTCGTCCTCGCGATGGCGTTCCCGGAGATCAGGCGGTACGCGCAGAACTGGATCTCGCTGGCCCTGACGGCCGCGTTCGTCGCCGCGCTGCTGGTCGGCCGGCGGGAGTTCTACGCCAAGGGTGACCGGTCCAACCCGCGGCTCGCCGCCGCCGTGGCCGTGGGCGGACTGCTCGTGTCCTCGCTGCTGGCCGCGCTGCTGGTGACCGTCACCAACGAGGCGCCCGGGTCGTCGACCTTCACGGAGCGGTGGTGGTACGGCACGCTGCGGCTGGTCTCGGTCGCCGCCGACGACTCCCGCTTCGACGGCATCTCGACGCCGAACTGGGTCAACGTCGTCATCAACGTGCTCAGCACGATCCTGGTCCTCGCCGTCTTCTACGCCGCGTTCCGCTCCCGGCGTGCCGTCGACCCGCTCACCGAGGACGACGAACGGCGCCTGCGCGAACTCCTCGACCGGCACGGCGAGCGCGACTCGCTCGGGTACTTCGCGCTGCGCAGGGACAAGAGCGCCGTGTGGTCGCCGACCGGGAAGGCCGCCGTGACCTACCGGGTGGTCAGCGGGGTCTCCCTGGCCTCCGGCGATCCGATCGGCGACCCCGAGGCCTGGCCGGGGGCGATCGAGCCGTGGCTCGCCCAGGCGCGGGAGCACGGCTGGCTGCCGGCGGTGATGGGGGCGGGCGAGGACGCGGGGACGGTGTACGCGCGGCACGGCCTGGACGCGCTGGAGCTGGGCGACGAGGCGATCGTCGAGGTCGCCGAGTTCACGCTGGAGGGGCGGGCGATGCGGACCGTCCGGCAGGCGTACAACCGGGTCAGACGGGCCGGGTACACCGTGCGGATCCGGCGCCACGAGGACATCCCCGCCGAGGAGATGGACGCTCTCGTACAACGGGCCGACGAGTGGCGGGACGGGGCCACCGAGCGAGGCTTCAGCATGGCGCTGGGGCGGCTCGGGGACCCGGCGGACGGGCGGTGCGTGGCGCTGGAGTGCAGCGACGGTGACGGGGAGCTGAAGGCGCTGCTGTCCTTCGTGCCGTGGGGGCCGCACGGGCTGTCCCTCGACCTCATGCGCCGGGACCGCGACGCGGACAACGGCCTCATGGAGTTCATGGTCATCGAGCTGCTGAACCGGGCGCAGGAGATTCAGATCACCCAGGTCTCGCTCAACTTCGCCATGTTCCGTTCGGTCTTCGAACGTGGGGCGCGTCTTGGTGCCGGACCGGTGCTGCGGCTGTGGCGGTCGCTGCTCAGCTTCTTCTCCCGCTGGTGGCAGATCGAGTCGCTGTACCGGGCCAACGCCAAGTACCGGCCCATCTGGGAACCGCGTTTCCTGCTCTTCGAGAAGAGCGCGGACCTGCCGCGCATCGGCATCGCCGCGGCCCGCGCGGAGGGGTTCCTGGAGGTGCCGGGGCTGCCGAGGTGGCTGCGGCGCCGGGAGCGCCTGAGTACGCACAGATGA
- a CDS encoding adenosylcobinamide-GDP ribazoletransferase, translating into MTQPPLDGLRFAFGTLSVLPVKVTRWDREAAHGGMLCAPLVGVALGGASAAVGLLLLFLGASAPLAAVATVAVPAVLTRGLHLDGLADTADGLGSGKPAEDALRIMKQSDIGPFGVITLVLVLLGQVAALSQMYGDSWTRGAVAAVVSATAARLALTLAARTGVPPARPEGLGAAVAGVVPVREAVLAAAAVTLGAAGAGALFGPYDLVRTVLAVGAAVAVAELLLRHCTRRFGGVTGDVFGGLAETAGTTALVVLSLTF; encoded by the coding sequence ATGACCCAGCCCCCGCTCGACGGCCTCCGTTTCGCCTTCGGCACCCTCAGCGTGCTCCCCGTGAAGGTGACCCGCTGGGACCGGGAGGCGGCACACGGCGGAATGCTGTGCGCTCCGCTGGTCGGGGTGGCACTGGGAGGAGCGTCGGCGGCGGTGGGCCTCCTGCTGCTGTTCCTGGGTGCCTCCGCACCGCTGGCCGCCGTCGCCACGGTGGCCGTACCGGCGGTCCTGACACGGGGCCTGCACCTCGACGGCCTCGCCGACACCGCCGACGGCCTGGGCAGCGGCAAGCCCGCCGAGGACGCCCTGCGGATCATGAAGCAGTCGGACATCGGCCCGTTCGGGGTGATCACCCTCGTCCTGGTGCTCCTCGGACAGGTGGCCGCCCTGTCGCAGATGTACGGCGACTCGTGGACGCGGGGTGCGGTGGCCGCGGTGGTCTCGGCGACGGCCGCGCGCCTGGCCCTGACCCTGGCGGCCCGCACCGGGGTCCCGCCGGCCCGCCCGGAGGGGCTGGGCGCCGCGGTGGCGGGAGTCGTCCCGGTGCGGGAGGCGGTGCTCGCGGCCGCCGCCGTGACCCTGGGCGCGGCCGGGGCGGGGGCGCTCTTCGGACCGTACGACCTCGTCCGGACGGTTCTCGCGGTCGGTGCCGCCGTGGCGGTGGCCGAACTCCTTCTGCGGCACTGCACACGCCGCTTCGGCGGAGTGACCGGGGACGTGTTCGGAGGGCTGGCGGAGACGGCCGGGACGACGGCCCTGGTGGTCCTGTCGCTGACCTTCTAG
- a CDS encoding endo alpha-1,4 polygalactosaminidase, with translation MKRPLLLAALLLLVTGCSTTSDARPGDSRWRPRPGIAWQWQLTGRVDTSVDVPVYDIDGFDQTEAVVSALHDKGRKVICYLSTGAWEDWRPDADRFPKSVIGRGNGWEGERWLDIRATDALEPLMADRLDMCREKGFDAVEPDNMDGYRNRTGFRLTAADQLRYNRLIAKLAHERGMAVGLKNDLDQIPQLVGDFDFAVNEQCAQYDECADTEPFIKADKAVLHVEYELPTSRFCAESRRLKLSSMLKKYELGVWREAC, from the coding sequence TTGAAGCGCCCTCTCCTGCTCGCCGCCCTGCTCCTCCTGGTGACGGGCTGCTCGACCACGTCCGACGCCCGGCCCGGTGACTCCCGCTGGCGGCCCCGCCCCGGCATCGCCTGGCAGTGGCAGCTGACCGGCCGCGTCGACACCTCCGTGGACGTGCCGGTCTACGACATCGACGGCTTCGACCAGACCGAGGCGGTGGTGTCCGCCCTGCACGACAAGGGCCGCAAGGTCATCTGCTACCTCTCCACGGGTGCCTGGGAGGACTGGCGGCCCGACGCCGACAGGTTCCCCAAGTCGGTGATCGGGCGCGGCAACGGCTGGGAGGGGGAGCGCTGGCTCGACATACGCGCGACGGACGCACTGGAACCGCTCATGGCGGACCGCCTCGACATGTGCCGCGAGAAGGGCTTCGACGCGGTGGAGCCGGACAACATGGACGGCTACAGGAACCGCACGGGCTTCAGGCTCACGGCGGCCGACCAACTGCGCTACAACCGGCTGATCGCGAAGCTGGCCCATGAGCGGGGCATGGCCGTCGGGTTGAAGAACGACCTCGACCAGATCCCCCAGCTGGTGGGCGACTTCGACTTCGCCGTCAACGAGCAGTGCGCGCAGTACGACGAGTGCGCGGACACGGAGCCCTTCATCAAGGCGGACAAGGCCGTCCTCCACGTCGAGTACGAGCTGCCCACCAGCCGCTTCTGTGCCGAGTCCCGGCGGCTGAAGCTGAGTTCGATGCTGAAGAAGTACGAACTCGGGGTGTGGCGCGAGGCCTGCTAG
- a CDS encoding leucyl aminopeptidase, with translation MTALTLSTSAAPGLRADAIVIGVAKGAKGPVVAPGAESVDKAYDGRLAGVLETLGASGAEGEVTKLPSPSGLKAPLVVAVGLGAEPEKDSSFAPEALRKAAGVAARALTGAKKAAFVLPLGDAADVGAVAEGVLLGAYSFDAYKENGKDPKAKNGKAPLAEAALLGGKPRDAAHKAALARAVAVCEELNRARDLINMPPNDLNPEAFAAIVQAAGKEHGLKVQVLDVKALEKGGYGGILGVGAGSASGPRLVKLSYTSSKAKKHLALVGKGITYDSGGISLKPAGHNETMKCDMSGAAAVFAAVVSAARLGLEVNVTGWLALAENMPSGSATRPGDVLRMYSGKTVEVLNTDAEGRLVLADALWAASAEKPDAIVDVATLTGAMMLALGSRTFGIMANDDSFRTALHEAAEEVGEPAWPMPLPEHLRKGMDSPTADIANMGERMGGGLVAGLFLREFVGEGIAWAHLDIAGPAFNDGGPFGYTPKGGTGSAVRTLVRLAELTASGDLG, from the coding sequence GTGACTGCTCTGACTCTCAGCACCTCCGCGGCGCCCGGCCTGCGGGCCGACGCGATCGTGATCGGTGTCGCCAAGGGCGCGAAGGGCCCGGTCGTGGCGCCGGGCGCCGAATCAGTGGACAAGGCGTACGACGGCAGGCTCGCCGGCGTCCTGGAGACCCTCGGTGCCTCCGGCGCCGAGGGCGAGGTGACCAAGCTGCCCTCGCCCTCCGGTCTCAAGGCCCCCCTCGTGGTGGCGGTCGGCCTGGGCGCCGAGCCCGAGAAGGACTCCTCCTTCGCCCCTGAGGCCCTGCGCAAGGCGGCCGGTGTCGCCGCCCGCGCGCTGACCGGCGCGAAGAAGGCCGCCTTCGTGCTGCCGCTGGGCGACGCCGCCGACGTCGGCGCGGTAGCCGAGGGCGTGCTGCTCGGCGCGTACTCCTTCGACGCCTACAAGGAGAACGGCAAGGACCCGAAGGCGAAGAACGGCAAGGCGCCGCTCGCCGAGGCCGCGCTCCTGGGCGGCAAGCCGCGCGACGCCGCCCACAAGGCCGCGCTCGCCCGGGCCGTCGCGGTCTGCGAGGAGCTCAACCGCGCCCGCGACCTCATCAACATGCCGCCGAACGACCTGAACCCCGAGGCCTTCGCCGCGATCGTGCAGGCGGCGGGCAAGGAGCACGGGCTCAAGGTGCAGGTGCTCGACGTGAAGGCCCTGGAGAAGGGCGGCTACGGCGGCATCCTCGGCGTCGGCGCGGGGTCGGCGTCGGGGCCGCGGCTGGTGAAGCTGTCGTACACCTCGTCCAAGGCGAAGAAGCACCTCGCGCTGGTGGGCAAGGGCATCACGTACGACTCGGGCGGCATCTCGCTGAAGCCTGCGGGCCACAACGAGACGATGAAGTGCGACATGAGCGGGGCGGCGGCGGTGTTCGCGGCCGTGGTCTCGGCCGCGCGGCTGGGTCTCGAGGTCAACGTGACCGGGTGGCTGGCGCTGGCCGAGAACATGCCGTCGGGGTCGGCGACCCGGCCGGGTGACGTGCTGCGGATGTACAGCGGCAAGACGGTGGAGGTGCTCAACACCGACGCCGAGGGCCGGCTGGTGCTGGCCGACGCGCTGTGGGCGGCGTCGGCGGAGAAGCCGGACGCGATCGTGGACGTGGCGACGCTGACCGGCGCGATGATGCTCGCCCTGGGGAGCCGGACCTTCGGGATCATGGCGAACGACGACTCCTTCCGCACGGCTCTGCACGAGGCCGCGGAGGAGGTCGGCGAGCCTGCCTGGCCGATGCCGCTGCCGGAGCACCTGCGCAAGGGGATGGACTCCCCCACCGCCGACATCGCGAACATGGGTGAGCGGATGGGCGGCGGGCTGGTCGCGGGTCTGTTCCTGCGGGAGTTCGTGGGCGAGGGCATCGCCTGGGCGCACCTGGACATCGCGGGTCCCGCGTTCAACGACGGCGGGCCGTTCGGCTACACGCCCAAGGGCGGCACGGGATCCGCGGTGCGCACGCTGGTGCGGCTCGCGGAGCTGACCGCGTCGGGTGACCTGGGCTGA
- the lpdA gene encoding dihydrolipoyl dehydrogenase, with the protein MANDASTVFDLVILGGGSGGYAAALRGAQLGLDVALIEKDKVGGTCLHRGCIPTKALLHAGEIADQARESEQFGVKTTFEGIDIAGVHKYKDGVIAGLYKGLQGLVASRKVTYIEGEGRLSSPTSVDVNGQRVQGRHVLLATGSVPKSLPGLEIDGNRIISSDHALVLDRVPKSAIVLGGGVIGVEFASAWKSFGTDITIIEGLKHLAPLEDENSSKLLERAFRKRGIKFNLGTFFQKAEYTQDGVKVTLADGKEFEAELLLVAVGRGPVSAGLGYEEQGVAMDRGYVLVDEYMRTNVPTISAVGDLVPTLQLAHVGFAEGILVAERLAGLKTVPIDYDGVPRVTYCHPEVASVGITEAKAKEIYGADKVVALKYNLAGNGKSKILNTSGEIKLVQVKDGAVVGVHMVGDRMGEQVGEAQLIYNWEALPAEVAQLIHAHPTQSEALGEAHLALAGKPLHSHD; encoded by the coding sequence GTGGCGAACGACGCCAGCACCGTTTTCGACCTAGTGATCCTCGGCGGTGGTAGTGGCGGTTACGCCGCGGCCCTGCGCGGGGCGCAGCTGGGGCTTGACGTCGCCCTGATCGAGAAGGACAAGGTCGGCGGTACCTGCCTGCACCGAGGGTGCATCCCCACCAAGGCCCTGCTGCACGCGGGCGAGATCGCCGACCAGGCCCGCGAGAGCGAGCAGTTCGGTGTGAAGACCACCTTCGAGGGCATCGACATCGCCGGGGTCCACAAGTACAAGGACGGCGTCATCGCCGGCCTGTACAAGGGCCTGCAGGGGCTTGTCGCCTCCCGGAAGGTCACCTACATCGAGGGTGAGGGGCGCCTCTCCTCCCCGACGTCGGTCGATGTCAACGGCCAGCGCGTCCAGGGGCGTCACGTGCTCCTGGCGACCGGCTCCGTGCCGAAGTCGCTGCCGGGCCTGGAGATCGACGGCAACCGGATCATCTCCTCGGACCACGCGCTCGTGCTGGACCGGGTGCCGAAGTCCGCGATCGTCCTCGGCGGCGGTGTCATCGGCGTCGAGTTCGCCTCCGCCTGGAAGTCCTTCGGGACCGACATCACCATCATCGAGGGCCTCAAGCACCTCGCCCCTCTCGAGGACGAGAACTCCTCCAAGCTTCTTGAGCGCGCGTTCCGCAAGCGCGGCATCAAGTTCAACCTGGGCACCTTCTTCCAGAAGGCCGAGTACACCCAGGACGGTGTCAAGGTCACCCTCGCCGACGGCAAGGAGTTCGAGGCCGAGCTGCTGCTGGTGGCCGTCGGCCGCGGGCCCGTCTCCGCCGGTCTCGGTTACGAGGAGCAGGGCGTCGCGATGGACCGCGGCTACGTCCTGGTCGACGAGTACATGCGCACCAACGTCCCGACCATCTCCGCCGTCGGCGACCTGGTCCCCACGCTCCAGCTCGCGCACGTCGGCTTCGCCGAGGGCATCCTGGTGGCGGAGCGTCTGGCCGGTCTGAAGACCGTCCCGATCGACTACGACGGCGTCCCGCGGGTGACCTACTGCCACCCCGAGGTCGCCTCCGTGGGCATCACCGAGGCCAAGGCCAAGGAGATCTACGGCGCGGACAAGGTCGTCGCTCTGAAGTACAACCTCGCGGGCAACGGCAAGAGCAAGATCCTGAACACCTCGGGCGAGATCAAGCTCGTCCAGGTCAAGGACGGTGCCGTGGTCGGCGTCCACATGGTCGGCGACCGCATGGGCGAGCAGGTCGGCGAAGCCCAGCTGATCTACAACTGGGAGGCGCTGCCCGCCGAGGTCGCGCAGCTCATCCACGCCCACCCGACGCAGAGCGAGGCACTCGGCGAGGCGCACCTGGCCCTGGCCGGCAAGCCGCTCCACTCGCACGACTGA
- the sucB gene encoding 2-oxoglutarate dehydrogenase, E2 component, dihydrolipoamide succinyltransferase, with translation MAVSVTLPALGESVTEGTVTRWLKAEGERVEADEPLLEVSTDKVDTEIPSPAAGVLASIKVAEDETVEVGAELAVIDDGTGAPAAAPAPAAEPVAEPAPEPAAAAPSTEQAAPAPAPTAEAASGGGSAEGTDVVLPALGESVTEGTVTRWLKEVGEEVAEDEPLLEVSTDKVDTEIPSPTAGVLLEIVVGEDETAEVGAKLAVIGAPGAAPAAAPAPAAPAPAAEAPAPAPAPAAPAPAPAPAPAPQAPAAPAPAPQQQTAPAPAAPAPAPVTPAPAPAATSGDDGAYVTPLVRKLAAEHGVDLAAVKGTGVGGRIRKQDVVAAAEAAKAAAAAPAPAAAAPAAAAKKAPTLEASPLRGQTVKMPRIRKVIGDNMVKALHEQAQLSSVVEVDVTRLMKLRARAKDAFAAREGVKLSPMPFFVKAAAQALKAHAPINAKINEGEGTITYFDTENIGIAVDSEKGLMTPVIKHAGDLNIAGIAKATAELAGKVRANKITPDELSGATFTISNTGSRGALFDTIIVPPGQVAILGIGATVKRPAVIETEEGTVIGVRDMTYLTLSYDHRLVDGADAARYLTAVKAILEAGEFEVELGL, from the coding sequence ATGGCGGTTTCCGTAACCCTTCCGGCGCTCGGCGAGAGCGTCACCGAGGGCACTGTCACCCGCTGGCTGAAGGCCGAGGGTGAGCGTGTAGAGGCCGACGAGCCGCTGCTCGAGGTGTCGACCGACAAGGTCGACACCGAGATCCCCTCCCCCGCCGCCGGTGTCCTGGCCTCCATCAAGGTCGCCGAGGACGAGACGGTCGAGGTCGGCGCCGAGCTGGCCGTGATCGACGACGGCACCGGCGCCCCGGCCGCTGCCCCGGCCCCGGCCGCCGAGCCGGTCGCCGAGCCCGCCCCGGAGCCGGCCGCGGCCGCTCCGTCCACCGAGCAGGCCGCCCCGGCGCCCGCTCCCACCGCCGAGGCCGCTTCCGGCGGCGGCAGCGCCGAGGGCACGGACGTCGTCCTGCCCGCGCTCGGCGAGTCCGTCACCGAGGGCACCGTCACCCGGTGGCTGAAGGAGGTCGGCGAGGAGGTCGCGGAGGACGAGCCCCTGCTCGAGGTCTCCACCGACAAGGTCGACACCGAGATCCCCTCGCCCACCGCCGGCGTGCTGCTGGAGATCGTGGTCGGCGAGGACGAGACCGCCGAGGTCGGCGCGAAGCTCGCCGTCATCGGCGCCCCGGGTGCGGCTCCGGCCGCTGCCCCGGCCCCCGCCGCTCCCGCCCCGGCCGCCGAGGCCCCCGCCCCGGCTCCGGCCCCCGCGGCTCCGGCGCCCGCTCCTGCCCCGGCTCCGGCCCCGCAGGCGCCCGCCGCCCCGGCCCCGGCCCCGCAGCAGCAGACGGCTCCGGCGCCGGCCGCTCCGGCTCCCGCCCCGGTCACCCCGGCCCCGGCGCCCGCCGCGACCTCCGGTGACGACGGCGCCTACGTGACCCCGCTGGTGCGCAAGCTCGCCGCCGAGCACGGCGTCGACCTGGCCGCCGTCAAGGGCACCGGCGTCGGTGGCCGTATCCGCAAGCAGGACGTCGTCGCCGCCGCCGAGGCCGCGAAGGCCGCCGCCGCTGCTCCGGCTCCGGCCGCCGCCGCTCCGGCCGCCGCCGCCAAGAAGGCGCCGACGCTGGAGGCCTCCCCCCTCCGTGGCCAGACCGTCAAGATGCCGCGCATCCGCAAGGTCATCGGCGACAACATGGTCAAGGCACTGCACGAGCAGGCGCAGCTGTCCTCGGTCGTCGAGGTCGACGTCACCCGTCTGATGAAGCTGCGCGCCCGTGCCAAGGACGCGTTCGCGGCCCGGGAGGGCGTCAAGCTCTCCCCGATGCCGTTCTTCGTCAAGGCGGCCGCCCAGGCGCTGAAGGCGCACGCGCCCATCAACGCCAAGATCAACGAGGGCGAAGGCACGATCACCTACTTCGACACCGAGAACATCGGTATCGCGGTGGACTCCGAGAAGGGCCTGATGACCCCGGTCATCAAGCACGCGGGCGACCTCAACATCGCCGGCATCGCGAAGGCCACGGCGGAGCTGGCCGGCAAGGTCCGCGCCAACAAGATCACGCCCGACGAGCTGTCCGGCGCGACCTTCACCATCTCCAACACCGGTTCGCGCGGTGCGCTCTTCGACACGATCATCGTGCCGCCGGGCCAGGTCGCGATCCTCGGCATCGGTGCCACGGTCAAGCGTCCGGCGGTCATCGAGACCGAGGAGGGCACGGTCATCGGCGTCCGCGACATGACGTACCTGACCCTCTCCTACGACCACCGTCTGGTGGACGGCGCCGACGCGGCCCGTTACCTGACCGCGGTCAAGGCGATCCTGGAGGCGGGCGAGTTCGAGGTCGAGCTCGGTCTGTAA
- a CDS encoding GntR family transcriptional regulator: MTAPVVHSLREQIREHIVEGIVSGRWQPGERIVERRIATELEVSQTPVREALRELESLRLIESAPNKGVRVRNLTAADLEESYPVRAGLEAIAAELAAERLARDCSALEPHVAALYEADRDSDGTGQVRHTVGFHRELVRAAGNSVLLHTWEGLGIEVFTALSIRWLGTVQQSYAEEHEELVAAFKRRDPRIAEIVKAHVLGCAPRA; encoded by the coding sequence ATGACCGCGCCCGTCGTCCACTCGCTGCGCGAACAGATCCGCGAGCACATCGTGGAGGGGATCGTCAGCGGGCGCTGGCAGCCGGGCGAGCGGATCGTGGAGCGCCGTATCGCGACCGAGCTGGAGGTCAGCCAGACGCCGGTGCGGGAGGCGCTGCGGGAGCTGGAGTCGCTGCGGCTGATCGAGTCCGCGCCGAACAAGGGCGTACGGGTGCGGAACCTGACGGCGGCCGACCTGGAGGAGAGCTATCCGGTCCGGGCCGGTCTGGAGGCGATCGCGGCGGAGCTGGCGGCGGAGCGGCTGGCGCGGGACTGCTCGGCCCTGGAGCCGCATGTGGCGGCGCTGTACGAGGCGGACCGGGACTCCGACGGCACGGGGCAGGTGCGGCACACGGTCGGTTTCCACCGCGAGCTGGTCCGGGCGGCCGGCAACTCGGTGCTGCTGCACACCTGGGAGGGCCTGGGCATCGAGGTCTTCACCGCGCTGTCGATCCGCTGGCTGGGGACGGTCCAGCAGTCGTACGCGGAGGAGCACGAGGAGCTGGTGGCGGCGTTCAAGCGCCGGGACCCGCGGATCGCGGAGATCGTGAAGGCGCATGTCCTGGGGTGCGCCCCAAGGGCCTGA